One segment of Cervus canadensis isolate Bull #8, Minnesota chromosome 32, ASM1932006v1, whole genome shotgun sequence DNA contains the following:
- the LOC122433119 gene encoding mucin-2-like isoform X2 has translation MEVSVNHVTKTKERSCLGRCKHFFWLGVTFDTVGAATLFTGVFSRLHYYDIFLYLGASMIFLSLLWWTFWYSGNIELSSEEALNSPYRLPSASTLEVLSQTINNRFTFTIGSVSSTFMRMRRRRRLRQRFLEGQTSLDMTVTGQVENQLDQDKDREEGAAEKGEAQDFGSKDLPKPEAIKSFKEACSQVPDAGDLGREASLPKFVKGPSTSLVQPFTPSPLDQPPTPVILTSKSLPVVSLASMSQTAPILTSKSQPVVALASTSQPLAVTLVSKSQLAAPLASTSQPPPLLTSKSQSVVSLAVVSSTSQPPAVTLASTRQPAVPLTSTTQPQVVFASKSLPVVSLSFASQPLTILTSQNYPLMPVTSQSQLPVPVASEGQPLVPVASEGHPLVPRVSQSYPLVLPASQSQLPVPMASEGHPLVSVASEGHPLVPVASEGHPLVPRVSQSYPLVPRTSPGQPLIPRVSQSYPLVLPASQNQLPAPVASEGHPLAPVASEGHPLVPVTSQRQLQNLLEVCQTGPPSLQASQSPSLAIISLLQVLPTESLQTQPVDLQVAQAILELQTMYHTQQASQSTSLVQEIRPSQPPSAQEFHTEPVALETPATSGSGAKSGPS, from the exons ATGGAGGTTTCGGTTAACCACGTCACCAAGACCAAGGAGCGGTCGTGCCTGGGCCGCTGCAAGCATTTCTTTTGGCTGGGCGTCACCTTCGACACGGTGGGCGCGGCCACGCTGTTCACCGGGGTCTTCTCCCGTTTGCACTACTATGACATATTCCTCTACCTGGGTGCCAGCATGATCTTCCTCAGCCTCCTCTGGTGGACTTTCTGGTACAGCGGTAACATCGAACTGTCTTCTGAAGAGGCCTTGAACAGCCCCTACCGCCTGCCCTCCGCATCCACGCTGGAAGTCCTGAGCCAGACCATCAACAACCGCTTCACTTTCACCATAGGCAGCGTTTCCAGCACCTTTATGCGgatgcggcggcggcggcggctacGCCAGAGGTTCCTGGAAGGGCAGACGTCTCTGGATATGACCGTCACGGGCCAGGTCGAAAACCAGCTAGACCAAGACAAAGACCGGGAGGAAGGGGCCGCGGAGAAGGGCGAGGCTCAGGACTTTGGCAGCAAGGATCTCCCCAAACCCGAAGCTATCAAAAGTTTTAAGGAAGCTTGCTCCCAGGTGCCCGATGCTGGTGACCTGGGCCGTGAGGCTAGTCTCCCAAAGTTCGTTAAGGGACCGTCGACCAGTCTGGTGCAGCCATTCACACCGTCTCCTCTGGACCAGCCTCCAACTCCAGTCATCCTGACTTCTAAGAGCCTGCCCGTAGTCTCCTTGGCTTCTATGAGCCAAACTGCCCCTATTCTGACTTCGAAGAGCCAGCCTGTAGTTGCCTTGGCCTCTACGAGCCAGCCCCTTGCAGTGACTCTTGTCTCTAAGAGCCAACTTGCAGCCCCTTTGGCCTCTACTAGCCAGCCTCCACCTCTCCTGACTTCTAAGAGCCAGTCTGTAGTTTCCTTAGCTGTAGTTTCCTCTACAAGCCAGCCCCCGGCAGTCACTCTTGCTTCTACAAGACAGCCTGCTGTCCCCCTGACTTCTACTACTCAGCCTCAGGTGGTCTTTGCCTCTAAGAGCCTGCCTGTTGTCTCCTTGTCCTTTGCAAGTCAGCCTCTGACCATACTTACCTCTCAGAACTACCCCCTGATGCCTGTGACCTCTCAGAGCCAGCTCCCGGTGCCTGTGGCCTCTGAGGGCCAACCCCTGGTACCTGTGGCTTCTGAGGGCCACCCCCTGGTGCCCAGGGTCTCTCAGAGCTACCCCCTGGTGCTTCCGGCCTCTCAGAGCCAGCTCCCAGTGCCTATGGCCTCTGAGGGCCACCCCCTGGTATCTGTGGCTTCTGAGGGCCACCCCCTGGTACCTGTGGCTTCTGAGGGCCACCCCTTGGTGCCCAGGGTCTCTCAGAGTTACCCCCTGGTGCCTAGGACCTCTCCGGGCCAGCCCCTGATACCTAGGGTCTCTCAGAGCTACCCCTTGGTGCTTCCGGCCTCTCAGAACCAGCTCCC GGCACCTGTGGCCTCTGAGGGCCACCCCCTGGCGCCTGTGGCCTCTGAGGGCCACCCCCTGGTGCCTGTGACCTCTCAGCGTCAGCTTCAGAATCTTTTGGAGGTCTGTCAAACTGGACCACCATCTCTTCAGGCCTCCCAGTCGCCGAGTCTGGCCATCATCTCTCTGCTCCAGGTTCTGCCCACCGAGTCTTTGCAGACCCAGCCTGTGGACCTTCAGGTGGCCCAGGCTATTCTGGAGCTTCAGACCATGTATCACACCCAGCAGGCCTCCCAGAGCACCTCTTTAGTCCAGGAAATTAGACCAAGCCAGCCTCCATCTGCCCAGGAGTTTCACACAGAGCCAGTTGCTCTTGAGACCCCCGCCACCAGCGGATCAGGAGCTAAGTCAGGACCGTCCTGA
- the LOC122433119 gene encoding SH3 domain-containing protein C23A1.17-like isoform X1 — protein sequence MEVSVNHVTKTKERSCLGRCKHFFWLGVTFDTVGAATLFTGVFSRLHYYDIFLYLGASMIFLSLLWWTFWYSGNIELSSEEALNSPYRLPSASTLEVLSQTINNRFTFTIGSVSSTFMRMRRRRRLRQRFLEGQTSLDMTVTGQVENQLDQDKDREEGAAEKGEAQDFGSKDLPKPEAIKSFKEACSQVPDAGDLGREASLPKFVKGPSTSLVQPFTPSPLDQPPTPVILTSKSLPVVSLASMSQTAPILTSKSQPVVALASTSQPLAVTLVSKSQLAAPLASTSQPPPLLTSKSQSVVSLAVVSSTSQPPAVTLASTRQPAVPLTSTTQPQVVFASKSLPVVSLSFASQPLTILTSQNYPLMPVTSQSQLPVPVASEGQPLVPVASEGHPLVPRVSQSYPLVLPASQSQLPVPMASEGHPLVSVASEGHPLVPVASEGHPLVPRVSQSYPLVPRTSPGQPLIPRVSQSYPLVLPASQNQLPVPVASEGHPLAPMASEGHPLAPVASEGHPLAPVASEGHPLVPVTSQRQLQNLLEVCQTGPPSLQASQSPSLAIISLLQVLPTESLQTQPVDLQVAQAILELQTMYHTQQASQSTSLVQEIRPSQPPSAQEFHTEPVALETPATSGSGAKSGPS from the coding sequence ATGGAGGTTTCGGTTAACCACGTCACCAAGACCAAGGAGCGGTCGTGCCTGGGCCGCTGCAAGCATTTCTTTTGGCTGGGCGTCACCTTCGACACGGTGGGCGCGGCCACGCTGTTCACCGGGGTCTTCTCCCGTTTGCACTACTATGACATATTCCTCTACCTGGGTGCCAGCATGATCTTCCTCAGCCTCCTCTGGTGGACTTTCTGGTACAGCGGTAACATCGAACTGTCTTCTGAAGAGGCCTTGAACAGCCCCTACCGCCTGCCCTCCGCATCCACGCTGGAAGTCCTGAGCCAGACCATCAACAACCGCTTCACTTTCACCATAGGCAGCGTTTCCAGCACCTTTATGCGgatgcggcggcggcggcggctacGCCAGAGGTTCCTGGAAGGGCAGACGTCTCTGGATATGACCGTCACGGGCCAGGTCGAAAACCAGCTAGACCAAGACAAAGACCGGGAGGAAGGGGCCGCGGAGAAGGGCGAGGCTCAGGACTTTGGCAGCAAGGATCTCCCCAAACCCGAAGCTATCAAAAGTTTTAAGGAAGCTTGCTCCCAGGTGCCCGATGCTGGTGACCTGGGCCGTGAGGCTAGTCTCCCAAAGTTCGTTAAGGGACCGTCGACCAGTCTGGTGCAGCCATTCACACCGTCTCCTCTGGACCAGCCTCCAACTCCAGTCATCCTGACTTCTAAGAGCCTGCCCGTAGTCTCCTTGGCTTCTATGAGCCAAACTGCCCCTATTCTGACTTCGAAGAGCCAGCCTGTAGTTGCCTTGGCCTCTACGAGCCAGCCCCTTGCAGTGACTCTTGTCTCTAAGAGCCAACTTGCAGCCCCTTTGGCCTCTACTAGCCAGCCTCCACCTCTCCTGACTTCTAAGAGCCAGTCTGTAGTTTCCTTAGCTGTAGTTTCCTCTACAAGCCAGCCCCCGGCAGTCACTCTTGCTTCTACAAGACAGCCTGCTGTCCCCCTGACTTCTACTACTCAGCCTCAGGTGGTCTTTGCCTCTAAGAGCCTGCCTGTTGTCTCCTTGTCCTTTGCAAGTCAGCCTCTGACCATACTTACCTCTCAGAACTACCCCCTGATGCCTGTGACCTCTCAGAGCCAGCTCCCGGTGCCTGTGGCCTCTGAGGGCCAACCCCTGGTACCTGTGGCTTCTGAGGGCCACCCCCTGGTGCCCAGGGTCTCTCAGAGCTACCCCCTGGTGCTTCCGGCCTCTCAGAGCCAGCTCCCAGTGCCTATGGCCTCTGAGGGCCACCCCCTGGTATCTGTGGCTTCTGAGGGCCACCCCCTGGTACCTGTGGCTTCTGAGGGCCACCCCTTGGTGCCCAGGGTCTCTCAGAGTTACCCCCTGGTGCCTAGGACCTCTCCGGGCCAGCCCCTGATACCTAGGGTCTCTCAGAGCTACCCCTTGGTGCTTCCGGCCTCTCAGAACCAGCTCCCAGTGCCTGTGGCCTCTGAGGGCCACCCCCTGGCGCCTATGGCCTCTGAGGGCCACCCCCTGGCACCTGTGGCCTCTGAGGGCCACCCCCTGGCGCCTGTGGCCTCTGAGGGCCACCCCCTGGTGCCTGTGACCTCTCAGCGTCAGCTTCAGAATCTTTTGGAGGTCTGTCAAACTGGACCACCATCTCTTCAGGCCTCCCAGTCGCCGAGTCTGGCCATCATCTCTCTGCTCCAGGTTCTGCCCACCGAGTCTTTGCAGACCCAGCCTGTGGACCTTCAGGTGGCCCAGGCTATTCTGGAGCTTCAGACCATGTATCACACCCAGCAGGCCTCCCAGAGCACCTCTTTAGTCCAGGAAATTAGACCAAGCCAGCCTCCATCTGCCCAGGAGTTTCACACAGAGCCAGTTGCTCTTGAGACCCCCGCCACCAGCGGATCAGGAGCTAAGTCAGGACCGTCCTGA